A single window of Leeuwenhoekiella sp. MAR_2009_132 DNA harbors:
- a CDS encoding RagB/SusD family nutrient uptake outer membrane protein → MKNLYKKITLCALAALPLGYSSCSDDFIQEELVAVLTQERYNSPEGLEELVNGAYEGLRFHFNYEWSYVLTNYGTDTFTNGGGTNHIKWNQYSSELDATERDNLAPYWNNMYAQINLANIGISKIPEVLAETPALRDTRMGELYFFRGFNYYNLVTQFGDVPISTEPITTDRADFPRQPKADVFNLLIDDLTKAVEMLPTEETQEGRLTKAAARHYLAKAYLTRASELNAEITQPNDLQMAATLADQVISERSLAPNYKDIFNYTAVNGANEQLSEILLAAQFDNTQALLGRYGNQTHLYFLSVYRFFPGMTRNLADGREFQRLKPTDYGLDNFDRVNDSRFYKSFQTSYIAQNTNSVPRWTAATAPTPDLVGELKFNVGDTAAVYVVNERDDMRFTPAYKSTLAPLVVARYAVDENGNQTTDYNISTYPSLLKYADPFRTNFNDAKGTRDGILARLGETYLIAAEAYGRMGDYNTALGYINELRERAAYKEGEDRGFVYYLTEPEVNYGVTTSTADAMQATEAFFTPGTPEANAQLYPARSGSKADLFIEFVLNERARELMGEFYRWVDLTRTERLISRAKAFNPDAAANVSEKFTLRPVPQSYLDALKIDGASLSPSEKQAMQNPGF, encoded by the coding sequence ATGAAAAATTTATATAAAAAAATAACACTTTGCGCACTTGCTGCTCTTCCATTGGGTTACAGCTCTTGCAGCGATGATTTCATACAGGAAGAACTGGTGGCAGTACTTACGCAGGAGCGCTACAACTCGCCAGAAGGATTAGAAGAACTTGTAAACGGTGCTTATGAGGGCTTACGCTTTCATTTTAATTATGAATGGTCGTATGTTTTAACCAATTATGGGACTGACACCTTTACTAATGGTGGGGGCACAAACCACATCAAATGGAATCAATACAGCAGTGAATTAGATGCTACAGAACGAGACAATCTTGCGCCTTATTGGAACAATATGTATGCGCAGATAAATCTCGCGAATATTGGTATTTCTAAAATTCCAGAAGTGCTTGCAGAAACTCCCGCTTTGCGAGATACGCGTATGGGAGAACTCTATTTTTTTAGAGGGTTTAATTATTACAATCTCGTAACGCAGTTTGGTGATGTGCCAATATCTACAGAACCTATAACGACAGATCGTGCAGATTTCCCCAGACAGCCTAAGGCAGATGTTTTTAATTTATTAATAGATGATTTGACAAAAGCGGTAGAAATGCTTCCTACTGAAGAAACTCAGGAAGGCCGACTCACAAAAGCTGCAGCACGTCATTATTTAGCTAAAGCATATCTTACGCGAGCTAGCGAATTGAATGCCGAAATAACACAGCCAAACGATTTACAAATGGCGGCTACTCTTGCAGATCAGGTAATCAGTGAGCGTTCACTAGCACCTAATTATAAAGATATTTTTAATTATACCGCTGTAAATGGGGCTAACGAGCAATTATCTGAAATTCTACTAGCCGCACAGTTTGACAATACACAGGCACTTTTAGGGAGATACGGAAATCAAACGCACCTGTATTTCTTATCAGTCTATCGCTTCTTTCCGGGTATGACGCGTAATCTTGCAGATGGACGGGAATTTCAGCGCTTAAAGCCTACAGACTATGGCCTTGATAATTTTGACCGGGTAAATGACTCCAGATTTTATAAGAGTTTTCAGACTTCATATATCGCTCAGAATACAAACTCTGTACCCAGATGGACAGCAGCTACAGCGCCCACTCCAGATCTAGTAGGTGAATTAAAATTTAATGTAGGGGATACTGCAGCAGTCTATGTGGTGAATGAACGTGACGATATGCGCTTTACACCTGCTTATAAATCAACGTTGGCGCCACTGGTGGTTGCAAGATATGCAGTTGATGAAAATGGTAATCAAACTACAGATTATAACATAAGCACTTACCCTTCCCTACTAAAATATGCAGACCCGTTTAGAACCAACTTTAATGATGCTAAAGGAACTCGTGATGGTATTCTTGCACGTCTGGGAGAGACGTATTTAATAGCAGCAGAAGCTTATGGCAGAATGGGTGATTACAATACTGCACTTGGTTATATAAATGAGTTACGAGAGCGTGCTGCATATAAAGAAGGTGAAGATCGTGGTTTTGTTTATTACCTTACAGAACCTGAGGTTAATTACGGAGTTACTACAAGTACTGCTGATGCTATGCAGGCCACCGAAGCCTTTTTTACACCCGGCACACCAGAAGCAAATGCGCAGTTGTACCCTGCAAGATCAGGTTCTAAAGCAGATTTATTTATAGAGTTTGTACTTAATGAACGTGCACGCGAACTTATGGGTGAATTCTACAGATGGGTAGATCTTACCAGAACTGAACGTTTAATTAGCAGAGCAAAAGCATTTAACCCTGATGCAGCGGCAAATGTGAGTGAGAAATTTACCTTACGTCCGGTACCACAGTCGTACCTTGATGCTTTAAAAATTGATGGAGCTTCTTTGTCTCCAAGTGAAAAACAAGCAATGCAAAATCCGGGATTCTAA
- a CDS encoding glycoside hydrolase family 31 protein codes for MRLSIFLFSLLITASLAAQTTLGSFQSITSQDKKHIQIKTTKGHMCMEICNAAVIRFRTSWDGNFEPNEPYMVTQYDWAETKWDLKETADLIQLKTAQLLVEVTKNPVQVTIKDKFGNILSKDANSGDYTKDQVVGAQKELFPDEHFFGFGESMDFLDRRGKITNLTVGRGEGLPHIIGAYNVLEANYSPVPFFMSTRGYGIFFHTSFETRWDMGHTANDVYTFEAKGGELDYYFIYGPGFPAILDHYTDITGKSPLLPKAALGLHVGTYSGGTWGYEELTSDQYPVALVKKFRALNIPIDILHLDSTWRIFGKNGGSGATTFEWRETFENPEAMFDSLYAQDLSMVGVHVRPRFDNGNTLNLLDQAREAGFVYPEPNNTGEFVNFFDEEAVNWWWQNGAKRLADSGAMFFKTDEGSAFGRKANESDKTGPQGEEIKRLHNLFPLVYAKAPYKKFETYNGQRGMNHTREGYAGIQRYPFIFAGDWPSEWQYFEPVIKAGLNIGLSGVSNWAHCMGGFEHVADPELYIRWTQFGLMSPIAHLFGMEHPNYKEPWKYGDEALASFKKYDDLRYSLTPYLYSTMYKNHKDGSPIMRALVLDYQEDPNVYAITDQYLLGDAMMICPVTTKGAKTRTVYLPEGNWINYWTQEAYTGKRFINVLCPLDEMPIFIKEGAIIPTQDRLETIGSKTPEVITLDIYSGKNSEFQLYDDDGKSLDYKKGMYTRTQITTAHTENSLAITINPDYKNFELAKRTYNVRVHFVAKPTAIKINNNEISSYTYENEILEFALTDVQKLKTIKIEL; via the coding sequence ATGCGCTTATCTATTTTTCTGTTTAGTCTTTTAATTACAGCATCGCTTGCTGCCCAGACCACTTTAGGCAGTTTTCAATCGATAACAAGCCAGGATAAAAAACACATTCAGATTAAAACAACTAAAGGTCATATGTGTATGGAGATCTGCAACGCAGCTGTTATACGATTTAGAACCTCCTGGGATGGTAATTTTGAACCTAATGAACCCTATATGGTAACGCAGTATGACTGGGCAGAAACCAAATGGGATCTTAAAGAAACTGCAGATTTAATTCAGTTAAAAACAGCGCAGCTCCTTGTAGAAGTAACTAAAAATCCGGTTCAGGTAACGATTAAAGATAAATTTGGAAACATACTTTCTAAAGATGCCAACTCCGGAGATTATACAAAAGATCAAGTAGTAGGCGCTCAAAAAGAATTATTTCCTGACGAACATTTCTTTGGCTTTGGCGAAAGTATGGATTTCTTAGACCGAAGAGGTAAAATCACCAATCTTACGGTGGGTCGCGGTGAGGGTTTGCCCCATATTATCGGTGCTTACAACGTTTTGGAAGCCAATTACAGTCCGGTGCCATTTTTTATGAGTACGCGTGGATATGGGATATTTTTTCATACTTCATTTGAAACACGCTGGGATATGGGACACACCGCTAACGATGTCTACACGTTTGAAGCTAAAGGTGGGGAACTCGACTATTATTTTATCTACGGGCCCGGTTTTCCGGCGATCTTAGATCACTATACGGACATTACTGGTAAATCTCCGTTACTTCCTAAGGCTGCCTTAGGGCTGCACGTAGGGACGTACAGCGGCGGAACCTGGGGGTACGAAGAATTAACTTCAGATCAATATCCCGTAGCGCTTGTAAAAAAATTTAGAGCACTTAATATTCCAATAGATATTTTACATCTGGATTCTACCTGGCGTATTTTCGGTAAAAATGGAGGCAGCGGTGCTACAACTTTTGAATGGCGGGAAACCTTTGAAAATCCCGAAGCTATGTTTGACAGCCTGTATGCGCAGGACTTAAGTATGGTGGGCGTTCACGTAAGACCGCGTTTTGATAATGGTAACACACTCAATTTACTCGATCAGGCCCGTGAAGCGGGTTTTGTATATCCCGAACCCAATAATACCGGTGAATTTGTAAACTTTTTTGACGAAGAAGCTGTAAACTGGTGGTGGCAAAATGGAGCGAAGCGCCTTGCAGATTCGGGTGCTATGTTTTTTAAAACCGACGAAGGAAGTGCCTTTGGGCGAAAAGCCAATGAAAGTGATAAAACCGGTCCTCAAGGCGAAGAGATCAAGCGATTGCATAATTTGTTTCCGCTCGTTTATGCTAAAGCACCCTATAAGAAGTTTGAAACGTATAACGGTCAACGCGGAATGAATCATACCCGAGAAGGCTACGCCGGTATTCAACGTTATCCCTTTATTTTTGCGGGTGACTGGCCTAGCGAATGGCAGTATTTTGAACCCGTGATTAAAGCGGGGTTAAATATTGGTTTATCAGGCGTGAGCAACTGGGCGCATTGTATGGGTGGTTTTGAACACGTTGCAGACCCCGAGTTATACATCAGATGGACGCAGTTTGGTTTGATGAGTCCTATAGCACATTTGTTTGGTATGGAGCATCCCAACTATAAAGAACCCTGGAAATATGGTGATGAAGCTCTGGCAAGCTTTAAGAAATACGACGACCTACGCTATAGCCTCACCCCCTATTTATACAGTACTATGTATAAAAACCATAAAGATGGAAGCCCAATCATGCGCGCATTAGTGCTCGATTATCAGGAAGATCCCAATGTATATGCTATAACAGATCAATATTTATTAGGAGATGCTATGATGATTTGTCCCGTTACTACAAAAGGAGCTAAAACCCGTACGGTTTATCTGCCCGAAGGAAATTGGATTAATTACTGGACACAGGAAGCATATACCGGGAAGCGTTTTATAAATGTCTTATGCCCCTTAGACGAGATGCCTATATTTATTAAAGAAGGCGCTATTATACCTACACAAGACCGGTTAGAAACCATTGGGTCTAAAACTCCGGAGGTCATTACCTTAGATATCTACTCCGGTAAAAATTCAGAATTTCAATTGTATGATGATGATGGTAAAAGCTTAGACTATAAAAAAGGGATGTATACCCGTACTCAAATTACTACAGCGCATACTGAAAATTCCTTAGCTATTACCATTAATCCCGATTATAAAAATTTTGAATTAGCTAAGCGCACGTATAACGTACGGGTACATTTTGTAGCAAAACCCACAGCTATTAAGATAAATAATAATGAGATTTCAAGTTATACGTATGAAAACGAAATTTTAGAATTCGCCCTTACTGATGTTCAAAAATTAAAAACCATTAAAATTGAGCTTTAA